A stretch of the Buchananella sp. 14KM1171 genome encodes the following:
- a CDS encoding AMP-dependent synthetase/ligase — protein sequence MNPAPASQPASQPASNPADRPATTPTSGDHPTPGTPTPAPAAPHPAANPQRAQGPRGNVGEPTRAADGRVIQWTAPRLVEVTERTTIPSLLAARVERSADRPLLAVKDALGTNWRYLTAAQFSEEVECTAAGLIGLGLEAGARVAIMSRTRYEWTLLDYSCWAAGLVPVPIYETSSGEQIEYIVRDADVRAVVTETTTQLELARAACQAAGLPQAHLFSLDTDAIDQIQAMGADVPPGAVAERTAALTTASLATIVYTSGTTGRPKGTVITHGNFTDLAVNSHAWMPEVAMGQDSRLLLFLPLAHVFARFLQVFQLSGEGILGHTPDTKNLLADLATFKPSYLLAVPRVLEKIYNSADAKTGGGLKQKLFRWSAKVAIAYSRALEKGPAPASLRLQRAIADRLVYAKIRALVGGNAGFIISGGAPLSTRLAHFYTGLGLPVLEGYGLTETVGPLSVNTPTLSKIGTVGPALPPLQVRISDDGEILIKGPSVFQGYHNAPEATAAAFTEDGWFRTGDLGSLDSDGYVRITGRAKEIIVTAGGKNVAPAALEDPLRGHPLISQVVVVGDQRPFVAALVTLDEEMLPGWLKNHALPAMPVTEAATHPEVLAALDRAVERANRHVSRAEAIRKIKVLTTDFTEANGLLTPSLKVKRAEVIARFAAQVDEIYGGPVRPAGEEE from the coding sequence ATGAACCCGGCCCCCGCCAGCCAACCCGCCAGCCAACCCGCCAGCAACCCCGCCGACCGCCCGGCCACCACCCCCACCTCGGGCGATCACCCCACCCCCGGCACACCCACCCCCGCCCCTGCCGCGCCCCACCCCGCCGCAAACCCCCAACGCGCGCAGGGGCCGCGCGGGAACGTCGGCGAACCGACCCGCGCCGCCGACGGCCGCGTGATCCAGTGGACTGCCCCGCGCCTGGTGGAGGTCACCGAGCGCACCACGATCCCCTCGCTGTTGGCGGCGCGCGTGGAGCGCAGCGCGGACCGCCCGCTGCTGGCGGTGAAGGACGCGCTGGGCACGAACTGGCGTTACCTCACGGCCGCGCAGTTCAGTGAGGAGGTGGAGTGCACGGCAGCCGGCCTGATCGGGCTGGGCCTGGAGGCGGGGGCGCGGGTGGCGATCATGTCGCGCACCCGCTACGAGTGGACACTCCTGGACTACTCGTGTTGGGCGGCGGGCCTGGTGCCGGTGCCGATCTATGAGACCTCGTCGGGGGAGCAGATCGAGTACATCGTGCGGGACGCGGACGTGCGCGCCGTGGTTACGGAGACCACCACGCAGCTGGAGTTGGCGCGCGCCGCCTGCCAGGCCGCCGGGCTGCCGCAGGCGCACCTGTTCTCCCTGGACACGGACGCGATTGACCAGATTCAGGCGATGGGGGCCGACGTTCCGCCCGGCGCCGTCGCGGAGCGCACCGCCGCGCTGACCACGGCGAGCCTGGCGACGATCGTCTACACGTCGGGCACCACGGGCCGCCCCAAGGGCACGGTGATTACGCACGGTAACTTCACGGACCTGGCGGTCAACTCCCACGCGTGGATGCCGGAGGTGGCGATGGGGCAGGACTCGCGCCTGCTGCTGTTCCTCCCGCTGGCGCATGTGTTCGCCCGCTTCTTGCAGGTCTTCCAGCTCTCCGGCGAGGGCATCTTGGGCCACACCCCGGACACCAAGAACCTATTGGCGGACCTGGCCACCTTCAAGCCCTCCTACCTGCTGGCGGTGCCGCGGGTGCTGGAGAAGATCTACAACTCGGCCGACGCGAAGACCGGTGGCGGGTTGAAGCAGAAGCTGTTCCGTTGGTCGGCCAAGGTGGCGATCGCGTACTCGCGGGCGCTGGAGAAGGGCCCGGCCCCTGCTTCCTTGCGGCTCCAGCGTGCCATCGCCGACCGCCTGGTGTACGCCAAGATCCGTGCCCTGGTGGGCGGCAACGCGGGCTTCATCATCTCCGGTGGTGCGCCGCTGTCCACGCGTCTGGCGCACTTCTACACGGGCTTGGGCTTGCCGGTCTTGGAGGGCTACGGGCTGACGGAGACGGTGGGCCCGCTGTCGGTGAACACGCCCACGCTTTCCAAGATCGGCACGGTGGGTCCGGCGCTGCCGCCGCTGCAGGTGCGCATTAGTGACGACGGCGAGATCCTCATCAAGGGCCCCTCGGTGTTCCAGGGCTACCACAACGCCCCGGAGGCCACGGCGGCCGCGTTCACCGAGGACGGCTGGTTCCGCACGGGCGACCTGGGCTCTCTGGACTCCGACGGCTACGTGCGCATTACGGGCCGCGCCAAGGAAATCATCGTCACGGCGGGCGGCAAGAACGTGGCCCCGGCGGCCCTGGAGGACCCGCTGCGCGGCCACCCGCTGATCAGCCAGGTCGTGGTGGTGGGCGACCAGCGTCCGTTCGTCGCCGCCCTGGTGACCCTGGATGAGGAGATGCTGCCGGGCTGGCTGAAGAACCACGCCCTGCCCGCCATGCCGGTCACGGAGGCCGCTACCCACCCGGAGGTGCTGGCCGCCCTGGACCGCGCAGTGGAGCGCGCCAACAGGCACGTCTCGCGCGCGGAGGCGATCCGCAAGATCAAGGTCCTCACCACGGACTTCACCGAGGCCAACGGCCTGCTCACCCCCTCCCTGAAGGTCAAGCGCGCGGAGGTCATCGCCCGCTTCGCCGCCCAGGTGGATGAGATTTACGGCGGCCCGGTTCGCCCCGCCGGCGAGGAGGAG